A region of Salvia splendens isolate huo1 chromosome 17, SspV2, whole genome shotgun sequence DNA encodes the following proteins:
- the LOC121774344 gene encoding uncharacterized protein LOC121774344, with product MTLKNKYPLPRIDDLFDQLQGAGVFSKMDLRSGYHQLRIRQDDIPKTAFRTRYGHYEFTVMPFGLTNAPAVFMDLMNSVFHPYLDRFVSVFIDDVLIYLKNEMEHEEHLRTTLETLRAEKLYAKFSKKTAPQVAAFLTQEEELIREFAKMRLEIVRAPETVDSRISTLVVEPDLRARIIDAQRCDEALEKVRLKVRTGKGDSYREESDNALTFERRLCIPNDEELRNEIMSEAHEMPYTAHPRSMKMYQDLKKQLWWDGMKRRITSFVERCLTCQQEHSHYDMVLTILGVEVDFSAKVSNGITPW from the exons atgaccctcaagaacaagtatcctttaCCGAGGATCGATGACCTCTTCGATCAGCTGCAAGGAGCTGGAGTTTTctcgaaaatggacttgagatcGGGTTATCATCAGCTAAGAATTCGACAAGACGATATACCAAAGACTGCGTTCCGCACTAgatatggccattatgagttcacggtaatgccttttgggcttaCCAATGCTCCAGctgtgttcatggacctaatgAACAGCGTGTTCCACCCGTATTTGGATAGGTTCGTCTCAGTCTTTATAGATGATGTGCTCATCTACTTGAAGAACGAGATGGAACACGAGGAACATTTGAGGACCACTTTAGaaacgttaagagccgagaaactctatGCTAAGTTCAGCAA aaagactgcaCCTCAAGTGGCTGCTTTCCTCACACAAGAGGAGGAGCTTATTcgggaattcgccaagatgcgactggagATAGTAAGAGCCCCGGAAACAGTAGATAGCAGAATTTCCACCTTGGTCgtagaaccagatttaagagccagaatcATCGACGCCCAGAGATGCGATGAGGCCCTAGAAAAGGTCCGTCTCAAAGTGAGGACCGGCAAAGGAGATAGTTACCGCGAAGAGTCGGATAACGCTCTCACTTTTGAAAGAAGACTATGCATACCCAACGATGAGGAACTTAggaacgagatcatgagtgaagctcatgagatgCCTTACACTGCCCATCCTCGAAGTATGAAAatgtatcaggacttgaagaagcaactttggtgggatggcatgaagagaCGCATAACATCATTTGTAGAAAGATGCCTGacttgccagcaa GAAcactcccactacgacatggttcttacaatcttaggtgttgagGTTGATTTTAGTGCAAAAGTTTCAAATGGTATCActccttggtaa